One Candidatus Komeilibacteria bacterium CG_4_10_14_0_2_um_filter_37_10 DNA segment encodes these proteins:
- a CDS encoding cation transporter, which produces MSEHNHSHETSLKNLVWSIGINIVIVIFEIIFGLISRSFALIADALHNVTDVGSMILSLWGEKLMKKPQTNRKTYGYKRAEVLIAFVNGGVLFAIVGFILIEAIIRIFNPEPVSGITMMIVASVALFGNGLATYLLKKGADKNLNLKSAWLHSLQDALFSFGVVISAAVIYFTGWSWLDSLVSIVISILLLKEIFNILFDAIDMLMDSVPKDIDFAKVKSELLAIPGVVEVNDLHIWQTGSENKLLSSHLKTIELNPVERMELIVNIQSFLEKDYHINHTTLQIVSESEAKNLKLKCSHCN; this is translated from the coding sequence ATGTCAGAACATAATCACAGTCACGAGACATCATTAAAAAATCTTGTTTGGTCAATTGGTATTAATATAGTTATTGTAATTTTTGAAATTATATTTGGTTTGATATCTCGAAGCTTTGCCCTAATTGCTGATGCTTTACACAATGTCACAGATGTTGGTTCTATGATATTGAGTCTTTGGGGTGAAAAGTTAATGAAAAAGCCTCAGACTAATAGAAAAACCTATGGTTATAAGCGAGCCGAGGTACTTATCGCTTTTGTAAATGGAGGAGTACTTTTTGCTATTGTAGGGTTTATTTTAATAGAAGCAATTATTCGTATTTTTAACCCAGAACCAGTATCAGGAATAACAATGATGATTGTGGCTAGTGTTGCACTTTTTGGTAATGGGTTAGCTACCTACTTATTGAAAAAAGGGGCTGATAAAAATTTAAATTTAAAAAGTGCTTGGCTCCATTCTCTACAAGATGCTCTTTTTTCTTTTGGAGTAGTTATAAGTGCGGCGGTAATTTATTTTACTGGCTGGAGTTGGCTTGATTCTTTAGTTTCTATTGTAATATCTATTCTCTTACTCAAAGAAATATTTAATATTCTATTTGATGCCATTGATATGTTGATGGATTCTGTTCCTAAGGATATTGATTTTGCTAAAGTTAAATCTGAATTATTAGCAATTCCTGGGGTGGTCGAAGTAAATGATCTACATATTTGGCAGACTGGAAGTGAAAATAAATTATTAAGTTCTCATTTAAAAACTATTGAGTTAAATCCTGTTGAACGAATGGAGTTGATAGTCAATATTCAATCTTTCTTGGAAAAAGATTATCATATAAACCACACTACCCTACAGATAGTTTCAGAGAGTGAAGCTAAGAATCTCAAGCTCAAGTGTAGCCATTGTAATTAA
- a CDS encoding DNA helicase RecG — protein MITLSSKLEDIYSVGDTTARTLKKMGLDTVEKLIYHFPFRYDDFSQLSKIADLQIDQIVTVKVKIELINSRRSWRRRLTLTEALVHDESGTLKIIWFNQPYLNKNLKAGDEVYLSGRVSGDLLGRQLNNPSVEKVKASTIHTARLVPIYSITKTLTTKHLRTILHQLLPTIKQIPDYLPLEIRQNNKLISLAEALEQIHFPTDQKKAQEAQTRLRFDNLFLLNLHQQWLRKKIEQTPAPIMSFDQKKIKKFVADLPFTLTADQKKAAWEIIRDTQNKYPMNRLLNGDVGSGKTVVAVLAAYHIALNKYQTAILTPTSILAHQHYLTISTLLHQQKITICLLTQKEHRLICHGQEEKISNAELLKKIKTNKVHLIIGTHAILQKSVTFANLGLIVVDEQHRFGVQQRQSLKNKNQQNGWLPHFLSMTATPIPRTLALTVYGDLDLSILKKMPAGRLSIITSLVPASKRAQAYDFINKQIAAGRQVFVLCPLIDPSDKLGVKSATAEYERLDKTVFPHLRIGLLHGKLSSEEKNQVMTKFKNQETDLLVATSIIEVGIDIPNATIMMVEDADRFGLAQLHQFRGRVGRGDQQSYCLLFTNSTTKQTTDRLKIMTTVKDGFKLAEYDLKFRGAGNIFGTEQSGYFDYLLWSALTNPLLIKQAKDSTQYLLTSDPDLNNHPRLKEKITAANLDQYNSHRE, from the coding sequence ATGATAACTCTCTCCTCTAAATTAGAAGATATATACAGCGTCGGTGATACAACAGCGCGAACGTTGAAGAAAATGGGTTTAGATACGGTGGAAAAACTTATTTATCACTTTCCTTTTCGCTATGATGATTTCAGCCAATTAAGTAAAATAGCAGACCTGCAAATTGATCAAATAGTAACCGTTAAGGTAAAAATTGAACTGATTAATAGTCGTCGTTCCTGGCGACGCCGGCTCACCCTCACCGAAGCTCTGGTACATGATGAGAGTGGTACGCTGAAAATAATTTGGTTTAATCAGCCATATCTCAATAAAAATCTAAAAGCTGGTGATGAAGTATATTTATCCGGCAGGGTTAGCGGTGATCTGCTGGGACGACAATTAAATAATCCTAGCGTTGAAAAAGTTAAAGCCAGCACGATCCATACTGCCCGCCTAGTACCTATTTACTCTATTACTAAAACATTAACCACTAAACACCTCCGCACGATCCTCCACCAATTATTACCAACTATTAAACAAATTCCCGACTACCTGCCTCTAGAGATACGACAAAATAATAAACTAATCAGCTTAGCTGAGGCGCTGGAACAAATTCATTTTCCGACCGATCAAAAAAAGGCCCAAGAGGCACAGACCAGATTACGCTTTGATAATTTGTTTTTGCTGAATCTTCATCAACAATGGTTAAGAAAAAAAATTGAACAAACACCAGCTCCGATAATGTCATTTGATCAGAAAAAAATAAAAAAATTCGTCGCTGATCTTCCTTTCACACTAACAGCTGACCAAAAAAAAGCAGCCTGGGAAATTATTCGTGATACGCAAAACAAATATCCCATGAATCGTTTACTTAATGGTGATGTTGGTTCTGGTAAAACAGTAGTCGCAGTTTTGGCAGCGTATCATATTGCTCTCAATAAATACCAAACAGCAATTTTAACGCCAACAAGCATCTTAGCTCATCAACACTATTTAACAATTAGTACTCTTTTACATCAGCAAAAAATAACCATCTGCTTATTAACACAAAAAGAGCACCGACTTATCTGCCACGGACAAGAAGAAAAGATCAGTAATGCAGAATTGCTGAAAAAAATCAAAACTAACAAAGTTCATTTAATTATTGGCACGCATGCCATCTTGCAAAAAAGTGTTACCTTTGCCAATTTGGGTTTAATAGTCGTTGACGAACAACATCGTTTTGGTGTACAACAACGCCAATCTTTAAAAAATAAAAATCAACAAAATGGGTGGTTGCCACACTTCTTGTCTATGACTGCAACGCCTATTCCCCGCACACTAGCCCTCACAGTTTATGGTGACCTCGATCTTTCAATATTAAAGAAAATGCCGGCCGGCCGCTTGTCTATTATTACTTCTTTGGTACCAGCTAGCAAACGGGCTCAAGCCTATGACTTCATCAATAAACAAATAGCGGCCGGCCGCCAAGTGTTCGTACTGTGTCCGCTGATTGATCCTTCAGATAAACTAGGTGTCAAATCAGCCACCGCCGAATATGAACGATTAGATAAAACTGTTTTCCCACATTTGCGTATTGGCTTACTACACGGCAAATTATCTAGTGAAGAAAAAAATCAGGTTATGACTAAATTCAAAAATCAGGAGACTGATTTATTGGTGGCAACGTCAATTATTGAAGTTGGAATTGATATTCCGAACGCTACTATCATGATGGTAGAAGACGCTGATCGCTTTGGCTTAGCACAATTGCATCAATTTCGCGGTCGCGTTGGTCGCGGTGACCAGCAATCGTATTGCTTACTCTTTACTAATAGCACCACCAAACAAACCACAGATCGATTAAAAATTATGACAACCGTCAAAGATGGCTTTAAATTAGCTGAATATGATCTGAAGTTTCGTGGTGCTGGTAATATCTTTGGTACTGAACAATCTGGTTATTTTGATTATCTACTTTGGTCTG